Sequence from the Amycolatopsis sp. NBC_00345 genome:
CGGCTGAAGTCCTCGTGCCCGGTGCACCCGGCTAACGCCGGCATGGCGAACGTGGTCGACACCTTCGTCGGCTGCGCCGGGAACGCCAGTGGCAGCAGTCCCTTGATCTCCACCCGGGCCGGCTCGGCCGTGCGGCAGTCCGGGCCGACGTCGAGCGGGCGCCCGTCCACCCGGAGGTCCGACAGCTTCACGAAGACCGAGTTGACCACGTCGGTGTCCGCGCAGATGTCGGTCTGCACCGGGGCGCAGTCTCCCGTCCGTCCGGTGTGGACGGTCACGGTCCCGGTGGCGTCGCCGCTGGGCGTCAGCTCGACTGTGGCGGTGGCGGGCATGAAGCGGAAGGTGACGAAATAGCTCGAAGCCACCGGGACGCTCAGTTTTCCGGTGATCGGCACCGTGCCGTTCAGCCCGAGCAGCGCGCCGTCGAAGCGGCCGGGCGGGAAGCTGATGTCGGAGCCGAGTTTCGCGACCCGGCTGGTGGTCGGCTGCGCGTCGTCCCCGACGATGAAGCCGAACGGGAAGCGGATCCCGTCGGCCGGCGCCGCGGCCTGGGCGGCCGGGGGTGAGGCCGGTGGGCCAGGTGGGCTGCCGCCCGGCGCGGCGGCCGCCGGCCCCAGGACGAACGCGGTCGCGGCCACCGGCAGGAGCAGCGACAGCAGCGCGCGTGACCGCCTGAGCATGGATGGGTGCCTCGTTTCGCTTCGTCGCGGGAGAGCCGGTCCGGTCAAGCTACCCAGCATTTCCCTGCCCGGACAGGGAAATCGCGGCGCACCACGGCTGCGGGCAGTTCTTTGTCACGCGCGCGAACAGCGGCCCCGGCGAAAGTGTCACCCGTGGACGGACCGGCGTGAACGCCCCTTGTCCGGGTCTTTGCCGGTGGTTACGTTTCCGGTCGGGGGTTTTCCGTTCCGGGAAGGAGCGATCGTGAACCTGCCCGCCATCACCGTGTCCGGGCTGACGAAGACCTACGGCCCGGTCACCGCGCTCGACGGGATCACCCTGGAGGTCGCGCGGGGCTCGGTGCTCGCCGTCCTCGGCCACAATGGAGCCGGGAAGACGACGCTGGTCGGGATTCTCAGCACCCGGATCCACCCGGATTCGGGCACGGCGCGGGTCTGCGGGTATGACGTGGTGCACGACGGCGCCGCGGTGCGCCGCCGGATCGGGGTGACCGGGCAGTCCGCCTCCGTGGACGAGGCCCTGTCCGGGCGGGCCAACCTGGTGCTGATCGCCCGGCTGCTCGGCGCGTCCGCGGCGCAGGCCCGGCGGCGCGCGGCCGAGCTGCTGGCGGCGTTCGACCTCGGCCAGCTGGCGGAACGGCCGGCCCGGACCTATTCCGGTGGGCTGCGCCGCCGGCTCGACCTGGCGATGAGCCTGGTCGGCGCCCCGGACGTGGTGTTCCTCGACGAGCCGACGACCGGCCTGGACCCGGTCAGCCGGGCGGCGCTGTGGTCGGCGCTCGAAGACCTCGCAGGGCGCGGCACGACCATCGTGCTCACCACGCAGTACCTGGAAGAAGCGGACCGGCTGGCCGACCAGGTGGTGGTCCTCGGCCTGGGCCAGGTGACGGTGTCCGGCACCCCCGCCCGCCTGAAGGCCCAGCTGGGCGAGCGGATGGCGACCCTCACCTTCGGCACCGACCTGGTGCTGCGGCGCGGGGTCTCGGCGCTGAACCGGCTAGGCGTACACGCCGAGGTCGACGGCCTGGCGCTGAAGCTGCCACTCGCCGGGCGCGCGGACCTCCCGGTGATCGTGCGCGCGCTCGACACAGCCGGCGCGCCGCTACGCGACCTCATCGTCACCGAACCCACACTCGACGACGTTTACCTTTCCCTGCACCGGAAGGCGGCATCGTGACCCGGCCGGACACCGGCGACCTCTCCCGGGGACGACGGTCACCCTTCCCGGCGCGGGAGGGCGACATCGTGACCCGGCCCGACACCGGCGACCGCACCGCCGCCGTCACCGCTCCCCGGAGCGACGACGTCCACTCCTCCCGGCGCGGGAGGGCGGCATGGTGACCCAGCCGGACACCGGCGACCGCACCGCCGCCGCCGCCGTTCCCCGGAGCGGCAACGCCCACCCCTCCCGGCGCGGGAGGGCGGCATGGTGACCCGGCCAGACACCGGCGACCCCACCGCCGCCGCCATTCCCCGGGGCGACGACGCTAGCCCCTCCCAACACGGGAGGGCGGCATCGTGACCCAGCCAGACACCGGCAACCGCACCGCTGTCACCGTTCCCGGGGACTGGCCCGGCAGCAGCTTCGGCACCCAGGTCCGGGTCCTGACCGCACGTTCGCTGCGCGCGGCCTTCGCCGACCGGCGGCTGGTGTTCTTCGGCCTGCTCCAGCCGGTGGTGCTGCTGGTGCTGTTCAGCCAGGTGTTCAGCGGCGTCGGCGCGTTGCCCGGGGTGGCCGCCTACCGCGGCTACGTCAACTTCCTCGTGCCGGCGACGCTGGTCACCATCGCCACGACCACCGCGATGAGCTCCGGCGCGGGACTGCTGGCGGAGATCTACAGTGGATTCACCGGGCGCCTGCGGTGCCTGCCGATCACCCTGTTCGCCGTCCTGGCCGCCCGGACGCTGGCCGACACCGCGCGGCTGGCCGTCCAGCTGGTGGTCACGGTGCTCGCCAGCATGGTGTTCCTCGATTTCCGCCCGGCTGGCGGAGTCAGCGGGACGGCCGCGGCGCTCGCGCTGACCCTGGTGGTGGGCTGGTGCCTGAGCTGGGTGTTCATCGCCATCGCGACCTGGCTGCGCAAGGCCGAAACCCTGCAGGCGGCGTCGTTCGTGGTGATGTTCCCGCTGATGTTCTCCTCCAGCGCCTACATGCCGGTGGACACCATGCCGGCCTGGGTGCGTGTGGTCTCCGCGGCGAATCCCCTCACCTACGCGATCGATGCCACCCGCGCCCTCGCGCTGGGACGCCCGGCCGGCTGGGCGGTCCTGGTCGCACTCCTCATCGCCGCCACGGCCGCGACGGCGGGCGGGCTGATCGCCACCCGCACTTTCCGCGCACCCGCCTGACTCCAGTGGCCCACGGTCGGTGGCCCAGCGCAACCCCGCCCTCAACGGTCCGTGAAGGCCTCCTTCACCGCGTCCCACGCGGGTACAACAAATCTCACCTCAGGCAGTCAACGGACGGGTTGGACAACCGCAGCTCAGAAACCATCAGCGATCGGAGGTTCGCCATCCTGGGTGAGGCACAGACAGACTTCACAGCAATGTGCGTTCGGGCCAGTCTGGCGTTCACGCGCTCAGTTTCCCACACCGTCTTTCGAGGCATTTCCCGACACCGTTCAAGGACAGGTTGTGGATGACATTCACATTCCCGCGCCGAGAATCCTGCACCGCTGCTGATCCGGTGCCCTTTTTGTAGTCATCCATGGCCAGCAACCTA
This genomic interval carries:
- a CDS encoding ATP-binding cassette domain-containing protein: MNLPAITVSGLTKTYGPVTALDGITLEVARGSVLAVLGHNGAGKTTLVGILSTRIHPDSGTARVCGYDVVHDGAAVRRRIGVTGQSASVDEALSGRANLVLIARLLGASAAQARRRAAELLAAFDLGQLAERPARTYSGGLRRRLDLAMSLVGAPDVVFLDEPTTGLDPVSRAALWSALEDLAGRGTTIVLTTQYLEEADRLADQVVVLGLGQVTVSGTPARLKAQLGERMATLTFGTDLVLRRGVSALNRLGVHAEVDGLALKLPLAGRADLPVIVRALDTAGAPLRDLIVTEPTLDDVYLSLHRKAAS
- a CDS encoding ABC transporter permease gives rise to the protein MTQPDTGNRTAVTVPGDWPGSSFGTQVRVLTARSLRAAFADRRLVFFGLLQPVVLLVLFSQVFSGVGALPGVAAYRGYVNFLVPATLVTIATTTAMSSGAGLLAEIYSGFTGRLRCLPITLFAVLAARTLADTARLAVQLVVTVLASMVFLDFRPAGGVSGTAAALALTLVVGWCLSWVFIAIATWLRKAETLQAASFVVMFPLMFSSSAYMPVDTMPAWVRVVSAANPLTYAIDATRALALGRPAGWAVLVALLIAATAATAGGLIATRTFRAPA